Part of the Engraulis encrasicolus isolate BLACKSEA-1 chromosome 1, IST_EnEncr_1.0, whole genome shotgun sequence genome, gcgtgcgtgtttgtgtgtgtgtgtgtgtgtgtgtgtgcgtgtgtgtgtgtgttcaagactTTAATCATTGTTAGAGTAGTATTCTGGCTAATTTCAGCATGGAGTTCTTTTGATTGCTCTACCTTTGACTTGTAATATCGCAACATGTTTTTCTTGGCTTTTTTCACAACTCCagactattctaatgggggcgggTGGTGTGTTTACAGTTTAATGATATTTAGGGCTGCAAgttaacgatattgtattgaaccgagaaatcgtgatacgcagagtcacaatactctatcgtgatgcaagatgggaatatcgtgatatgccctttcaaagttctgttacctttcagtccagaaaacaaccacatgatatgatgtggtgATGCTCTCAAGCTTCAAGTCAATATCATTTTTAATTTTAACCTATCAAAAATATTTCAGTGGCCTCTTGTAACCTGTAATCTGTAGTCTAGCCATAAACAATTATCAAAACAATATATTTTCAAAATcaaggggtgtatcgaactgtaggtaaaaaatcgcgatatgaaccgaatcatgagttgggtgggtgtatcgttacagccccaaAGATATTTTGGATTAtgttatttacagtttttttttttcaattgctaacaagcttttgtccaaacctcagcgacatttgcaaaactcttaatacagttagcacaccaagggctttccattgccatagaGTTGACACAtaacatgcctttttcacacaaattagcagtcaatgaatgcatttctttgtgtatatttaacagtgtgtgcttttgagaagaaaatgaaccgtttggccaattgtgcttggtaggtggtagtctgtgttaagagtttagaaaaagtatccaaagtatgggtaagggcttgttagcaattgaaaaaaactgtaaacatgTAAACCATgaccccattagaatggccaagAACAAACAGTCTCTTCGggaactgacaagtcaaggatggtgtgagcaatacaactgtgtGTTGAAATTGGACAGAATCCTGTTAACAGTTCCATGTGAAAATGAAACTATTCAAGCAAGGCCGcaaggtgcaggtgtgtgtgtgtgtgtgtgtgcatgcgtgcgtgcgtgcgtgcgtgtgtgcgtgcgtgcgtgcgtgcgtgcgtgtttgttatcagttgtctattgtgttctgaAGTATGTTCGTGcttctctttttttgctctttCGGGTGTATCAGGTCAATTGGCATGGCAGTGAATGGTGAAAGACTGCCCTCTGCTGTTGAAATAGGGAATGAACGAGAGCAGTGCCACAAAAAAGATGGCAGGCAGGGAACACCGTTCCAAAAACTgctaggacgtgtgtgtgtgtgtgtgtgtgtgtgtgtgtgtgtgtgtgtgtgtgtgtgtgtgtgtgtgtgtgtgtgtgtgtgtgtgtgtgtgtgtgtgtgtgtgtgtgtgtgtgtgtgtggttaagttaagttaagttaagttaagttaagttaagttaagttaagttattacaatcattttctctctcttttccccttcctTCTTTCCAAACTctgatctttctttctttctttctttctttctttctttctttctttctttctttctttctttctttctttctttcttcttgatttctttctttatctctccacctctctttccctctcccctctccatctctctctctccctctgtcccccatctctctccccatctccccctccctctgtccccctctctctcccttctctccctccctctgcccccctctccccatctccccctctcccccatttctctccatccccccatctctctccctgtagTCCTAAGTATGCGCGGCGCCCACGAGGAGGAGCCCCTGGACGCGCAGCTGATGCGTCTGGACAACATGCTGCTGGCGGAGGGCGTGTCGGGCCCGGAGAAGGGGGCCGCCGCCGCCGCAGCAGCCGCGCTGGCCGCCGCCGGGGAGTCCCTGGACGACAACAGCCAGGAGCACTCGGACTACCGCAACAAGCTGGCCCAGATACGCACCATCTACCACTCGGAACTGGAGAAATATGAAcaggtgagagaagagagggagagagggagggagggagagagagagagagagagagagagagagagagagatacggaccATCTACCACTCGGAACTGGAGAAATACaaacaggagagagaagagagactactgtcacaagaggagagggagggagggagagagggagagagagagagagagagagagagagagagagagagagagagagagggaagtagagGAAGTCCATGGatgacaggtgagagagagagagagagagagagggagagagggagagagggagggagggatgtaaTGTCATGAACGTGCTTTGTGAGTAGTTCTGTACGTGTCAGAGGAGATCTATCTACTATTACTAAtctgaaacactgtgtgtgtgtgtgtgtgtgtgtgtgtgtgtgtgtgtgtgtgtgtgtgtgtgtgtgtgtgtgtgtgtgtgtgtttttctgtccaCAGGCGTGTAATGAGTTCACCACTCACGTGATGAACCTGCTGCGGGAGCAGTCTCGTACGCGGCCCATCTCGCCCAAGGAGATCGAGCGCATGGTGGGCATCATCCAACGCAAGTTCAGCTCCATCCAGATGCAGCTGAAGCAGAGCACCTGCGAGGCCGTAATGATCCTGCGCTCACGCTTCCTCGAcgccaggtcagtgtgtgtgtgtgtgtgtgtgtgtgtttgtgtctttgtgtgtaaaaTGATCcatactgtagcgaaggggagtagagttgcccagccgggacttgaacccagaccttctggggtagtaaactggagctctgaccgctacaccaaagagccaggctcgttggcattacagtcagaacacacccacaaccctagtgatggtcactccatcacactgcctcaAACCCAGTCCTTTATGGGGTAGTAAActctgttctgactgtcacgccaacaagcctggctcttgaaggtctgggttcaggtcccagctgggcaactctactccccttcgctacacataCTGATGCAGCTCAAGCAGAGAAGCCTGTAGCctaattatcatcaactttcaaatgtcttcgagacttcgaaatctagagcataacaattaacatttctcaaacggcatggttgacccacctcccttggttcgCTTCTGGTTGAGGCAGGAAAAGCTGTGCCAAAGTTCAAACCAAACATTTGGTTAGTCCCAATAGAgcctctctgcttaaaccacatcactgccttgaatacGCCTATACTcagggctgttggagctgctcaaagtcgaATGGTTCCTGACAAACTGGGTGGAGTTTccgagatcagaaacgatatttacattgctcttggcctgacttgaAGCAACACGGTAGATGTTGCCTAACTaatagcgcattcaggctgactgagaaccatgccggtgcctgttcccgcacggaccagccgtcgtgttcacaccacagattttAGCATTCGCGAACTGCGAAGTttgttcgcaatgcgaaccgcaaaatactaggtttttctctgcgaaccgtgatgacagtgtggccgtcagcaggttcatccgggtaacacagtcacttgTGGAAaatgttcagagcccggtatgtaCACGGGCGGTTCGCcgataagcacttaagtgccgaacgtaactgctgcgggcaccggcaccgacACAGAttctgttctggtcggcctgaaagccctataggAGGGCGTGACCTGGCTAGAGTACCTGGCCACCTGGTCATcatctgatctgtgtgtgtgtgtgtgtgtgtgtgtgtgtgtgtgtgtgtgtgtgtgtgcgtgcgtgcgtgcgtgcgtgcgtgcgtgcgtgcgtgcgtgcgtgcatgcgtgcgtgcgtgcgtgcgtgtgtgagacagtAATAGTAATAAGCTATGTGACTGTGTTCTGTTGCAGGAGAAAGAGGCGCAACTTCACCAAGCAGGCCATCGAGGTCCTGAACGAGTACTTCTACTCCCACCTGGCCAACCCCTACCCCAGCGAAGAGGTCAAAGAGGAGCTGGCCAAGAAATGCTCCATCACCGTCTCACaggtcagacacacgcacacgcacacacacacacacacacacacacacacacacacacacacacacacaggggcttaTGAGGCACTTATAACATGCGTACttgcacacatgggcacacactcaGCGATgcggtgcacatgtttgtgtgtcaggTCACATCTAGCATCCTATAATGTCTCCTTtattcgtgtgtttgtgtttgtgtgttcaggtGTGCAACTGGTTTGGCAACAAGCGTATCCGCTACAAGAAGAACATCGGCAAGTACCAGGAGGAAGCCAACATGTACGCAGTCAAGACGGCAGTGGACGCCACCAACACCTCCAAACACAGCAGCCAAGCCAGCTCGCCACACACACCCAACTCAGGTACTATatagcgcgcgcgcacgcacacacacacacacacacacacacacacacacacacacacacacacacacacacacacacacacacacacacacacacacacacacacacacagactcatgcacacacagcagccaagCCAGCTCCCCACACACCCCCAACTCAGATACTATattagtacacgcacacacacacacacacacacacacacacacacacacacacacacacacacacacacacacaggcagactcatgcacacacagcagccaagccagctccccacacacacccaactcaGGTACTATAttagtacacgcatgcacacacacacacacacacacacacacacacacacacacacacacacacacacacacacacacacacacacacacacagtagccaagCCAGCTACCCACACACCCAACTGGTACTATATGGAGCATGTTatatctttgagtagcagctactaaaacattcaagattttattttttctcataacatttgttttcacataacatgtctgattttatgtaagacttacgtaaacgttttagttttcaactcaaatcttttgtgtaaaccattgtttctatgcattttagagtttggagtacatacttgacttgggcagCTCAGCTTAAAACTAAatatctaattatggaattaatgttttcaatcttttaagtcatttcaaagtttttgatcatcttcttaaagattttgtgtccttcatatgcatgaatgtatgtagtatttacgtaaaacatttggtcacaaaactaaaactttaacgggaataagtttccacaaaaaaaatgagtttgtggaacatgttggggtttacagtgtatgCTTGACAGTGAGTGTTTTTCCTCTTTGGCTCCAGGTGGATACCCAGCTCCATGTTACACTCCTGATGGAAGGTTATGAGGCCCCGCCCAACCCCTCTCACTCAGCCAATCAGATGGTGAGAGTCACTGATGCATCACACCTCATTGGTTGGCCCACATAAGCAGTGGTATAAGCCCTTCATATAAAGGTGgaaaaagtaaaagtataagAAAATAACTAAACCTGCCATagtgtccttccaacacaagtaacttcactgattCACTGGTCTACAGTTATTTCTAAACCATGTACCTGATGCACCCGGTTGGATCAAATTTCGGAGTTTTCTTTTTAGTTtccttttcagtaacaacaacgtTTCGCCACCTCATTAGgttcaatggaataactggtgtaacagctatgtaatatcatgtaggcctactagtgcCGTACTTACTAgggaagtcatgggtgagcggttagggcgtcagacttgcatcccagaggttgccggttcgactcccgacccgccaggttggtggggggagtaatcatccagtgctctcccccatcctcctccatgactgaggtaccctgagcatggtaccgtcccaccgcactgctccccatggggtgccactgagggctgcccccttgcacgggtgaggcataaatgcaatttcgttgtgtgcagtgtgcagtattcacttgtgtgctgtggagtgctgtgtcacaatgacaatgggagttggagtttcccaatgggctttcactttcacaccacATTTACTTCTATTACCTTGGTCACCTCTACCCTCATATCACATCATACTAAGGAGTAGTATGCACTACTAATCCTTGAAGAAAATAATGTTCATAGTTCTTGTGTTCCTTTATTAACTCCGGTTTAAAGGGGCCATATGCCCATCCTATCACAACATGGCACTACAGTAAAAAGCACTGTTGGAACCTTTCCATTGTATTTCTACTaccttgtgttggaaggaagtaATGCTCATAGTTTGGTGTGTCATAATGATGGTCTTTAATAAGGTGATATGAAACTATACATGTTCATTAAAGCTGATTCTTATTCTGAATGAATGATGattggacaaacacacactctagaCTGAAAGAAAAACGTTTGATGGAATGGATAACAAAAGTCATGCTGATGTATTCACTCTATTTATTAGTCAGATAACCATTGTTTTACATTACAATTAATACTTAAGATTATTGTCTTTCTATTCTCTTTCTGTTACAGGCAATTTTGCTGTCTGGTTGTGTGCTCGcatgcaggcgcgcgcacacacacacacacacacacacacacacacacacacacacacacacacacacacacacacacacacacacacacacacacacacacacacacacacagtcatcattaGGTTGTAAGGATGGAGACACTGTATTTGTTTATCTGAAAGTGATTctcttttatatatataaaaaccctcccttcctctccatttTATAGCACATAATTTAACCACATTATGTAGAATAGTACATTCTTTTTTAAACAACACTTCACTGACAAGCGAACCAACTGGCAAGTAGAGGAACAGACACAGGAGACCTCTGGACACACTGGGGGCCATGGAACTCTGGTGGCCAAGGAGAGTTCCAGAATGCTGGAGACAATGGAGACTTCCAGAACATTGGTGACCGTGGAGGATAGTTCTAGAACACTGCTGAtgatctagaacagtgtttcccaaccaggggtacgtgtaccactgggggtacacgagcacacctcagggggtacgcggaaaaatgtaataataacaaatacattgactgtagtcacattgggatagagcaacagaacatgagtgagggcgagggggtacatgtcatatgacaaaatggcttagggggtacccaggacaaaaaagtttgggaaacactgatctagaagaCCACTGTGACCTTCTGAACTCTGATGAACAAGGACACTCTAGAACACTTCCACAACACTGCTGATGATCAAGAACGCTTCTTGAACACTGATTACCACGGAGACCTCTTGACTCTTGACTCTGATGTGGAGCTTTCATGTTGCAATGATGAAAATACATGAATAAAGAAAACACTTGGAAGACAAAAGTCAGAAGTGATTTATTATGCAGTAGCATTCTCGGAATGTGCTGAGTGTGAGATTTCAGTGAGATCATTAACAGACATTagcaagatacaagatacaagatacaagatattttattgtcatgtgtatatatgaaacatatatataaaatgaaaagcttccctgctctgagagtcccaaaaaaggttaaaaaagaaagtaaaaggcAAAAATAGAagtaggaaaaaaaaataaaagaattaaacatttttttttttttttttaaagttgaaagctgcattttttttaaggcaggttggagaaagggggagatgtgatgagtggattccttcctatgttgatgtttttgaatTTAACAGCCTGATACATttagggaagaagctgtccctgagtcggctggtgtgggcacgtaagcacctgtatctccgggcagatgatagaagggtgaagtgtgtgtagctggggagATGTGGATCAGCTATAATttgtttggccctcctcagacaccgctgattgtaaagatcctggatgttgggtaggtCTGATTggattgtccgttgagcagatttgatgactcgctggaggtctcttCTGTCTTCGggtgtgaaattaccagttaccGGTaatatgctttctattgtacagcgatagaagttgtccactatcctactctccattccatatctgtgcagcatttggaaataaattaatatgcgACAGTAGACTTGGAATAATAAAGATACAAAAAACACACCACAGTGTGTCTTCAAATCAAAAATAGGCCTATTGCCTACTGACCTTGTGAGATGGGGTGAGCCAGTGGACAATATTGTAtgactgtattttttttgtattgattcAATTGCTGTCCTACATTTAAAGTTCCTTCTAAAACTGTAACTCGTGAGGACATTGGTCATTTTCAGCCTCTATTCCCTCCTGAGGTGACATGAGGACTACTCCGAAATGCACTTCCATCATGCGGTGGGACTGTCCAGGATTTAGTTGACATTGAAAaaattacaataggcctactacttcCTAATGTGCATATAGGCCTATAACAGGAACAATGCACTTAAAGCCTAACTGGACTGCAGTGGTTGCCCAAGAGATAAAATCTGGTTGATTAGGTCTGgacagtgttgggaataacggcgtttaaataaacggcgttactaacgccgttacatttttcagtaacggataatctaactaattattcttactgtcagtataacgccgttacaatttcatacactccgttactgcacgttactgttttagggtagcctatgcgtcgtcaccgtgcgttctattaccaaaacctctccatacggagatatggccacgttcgccgctgccattcacccagtagaagtcagaaagagggacaaaatgagtgcgtgtgtgctgcttggtgaacagtgtttgtctgatcccaggattattgcgtttgcgtccggataggtggctacccgcatcaccgggggctgaatggagggagcgcaagctaacattaccagacccacttctctcacccctaattcctccaccaatacctgtatggacactacgactgcattcgccactaccaccgactcacttgagataggataaagtcaccgagtgagtttaaatgtgtgtgtgtgtgtgtgtgcttagagaacatccttgcttcgcatgtcggcatcactgccttcggaagtttcgccgcggtagTGATCGTCCGataattatcctcctcgtgagataaaaacggtccttcagagtcagaataggtaaataacatgctcagaacttcatcatgattcaacttctcactaaccacgatgaaatagctcgctgatagttcgctgataacaacacaaactcaactcgcacgcttcgagacaaagacgcaaagtggctacttccgcattttgtggtcgcgtcacaggtcgcgtcttttactgcttcacgactctgtgaactacaaaatgacgtaatcgtagtcttgtttgaaagggtagcatttagtaataattaaaatgtaaatactacatttagtagtaatttaaagttggatttaacatgcacattttcagttgaatttaaataagcctattaaaatgtgttattttcttttataaaaaaaattatataggcctatattttgtccatccagtggctttggtttattatgttgcaataaattgttgtttgtaacgttacctgtctttaccgtccttctctatgtggtttatgaaacatggtcggggggcgagtaacgcaatagttacttttactggtaactaggcctagttactttgataccgcagtaacccaggaagtaactcagttacttttttggagaagtaactagtaactagtaactagttactttttcaaagtaacttacccaacactgggtCTGGACAGAGTTATCAATGGCTCTGGGTCTGGATGACACATCCCTCCCCTCTGAGCATATAGAGTACCTCCCCCTTGTCATCCAGCGCTAAACTTCTCCACGGAAAGAAATAGAGCTCTGGAAGTCACCTCAGAGATGGGCGCGGCACGCTAGAACTACTCGACAAGGCCGGAAGCACTCTAAATGTATAACATACCATGTTCATTGATTGCGATCTCTTTTTTGCGATTTATGTTAAtatgtaggctaactaggctttgATTGGACTGACTAgagtttgacttttttttttaatagcctatgctGCTGGAGAATTACGAAGgcaagtagcctaggcctaggctatcgCTACGATGGACGGTTCTATATGACGGAAAAGGTAAAGTTGATTTTAACTTTAGGCTAAATGTCTACACAATTTTGTAGCTATAATTATTACTTGTTATCAGAGTAATATTAAGTCCGGACAAAGCAGAAATGCGCTTAGACAATGCCATGGCGTCAAAAAGTCAAAGTCTTTCCAGCATGAAATAGGCCTCCGGCTGCGTCTGCTGGAATGTAGCGAATCATGGTGAAATAAAGCATACAGCAGGCATTGAGTGCGATGTGAATGAGCGAAGATGAGGTAGACTGATAAACCAGGCTATATGTGAGATTTGGCTACATGTAAATAATGTTGGCCTCTGGCGGGTGGCGCTGTTTAAAATGAGGATATTGTTAGtttaaattaagtttcactttcgaTTTCTAAGGGGCCATACAGGCATCACAGAAAATTGTTCGTTCTACTCTTTTCTGGGGAATATCTGCATAGCCCCCACTGCCTGAGGAAGGCCCATTCCATTCTGACAAACACACCTTCTCTATGTCTCTTAAATGTAACTTAATGGTatagcaaatgtaatttctaagattcctttacaaaatgtgtcaccTTTCATGCAAAGCtacataacattcaaattatatcaggggctgtGGAAAAtagcttcaagggccgcaaatggcccacGGGACAATTCCCCACCCTAGGAGGTAGTAGCTCCCACTCTTTTCAATAGCTCCACATGGAGCTCTGTGGACACACAGACATCTGATGAGAGCCAGgtgaatgtgagtgaatgtgaGCCATGGCCCAGCGCAAAGGTAGCAAGCCAGGAGGCTATTTAACTTGGCTTACGGTATCTCCTACTCCTGGCAATACAACAGAGCTTTAAAATCAGTCTTTATTAGCCATCTTTATATCATCCACCCTCCTTGGTATCATCCAGCAGAATGCAAAAGAAGACAAAACACTGTTGTCTCACTGCGTTGAGGACCCTGCTGTCCATTTTACTCTCCCTCCCCGATTTGCCTCGTCTTAAAAATAAAGCTGCAGAACATTTAAATGATATCAgggccggataagatggcctcaagggccgtaaacgatcctcgagacataggttccccacccctgcattacctAGTTCTTAGGTGAGGCAACCGATTTGGTTTCCCCTGTTTCCCTTCATACAAGTACTAAAAGTGGCTCCATCCACAGGACAGAATGCATACCAGTCCTCAATGCAAAGCGATGAAGGAAAACTGGGGATGCCAAATCGGGTCCCTCACCAGACGTCTGTGTAGAACACAGGCAGTGTGGTAAAGGGAATACAACAAAGCTTGCTGTTTGTGTAGTAAAAATAAATGGAGCTAAacataatattgcacatattttcaccatacatacaTATTCACAAGAGATAATCTGAccttatatgtatgtatgtatgttggtggttgacgtttaagggcgtaacgccaaacaaacaaaaaatgttttttccaattcctgaaaaaattgatttaaaaatgtgaaaaaaatagaaaaaaataaagcactaagtggtatgtggaatttcacctaatttttgccatttttgagaaaatgtgtcttgcatcaataCATTGCaaaggcatgtcacaccgcaggaaaatgaagtcgcaccacaggaaattcactgcattatggccattttaatccttttgtatacatgactgacatctgagctcatgctaacttgataatgatattgtgtttaatcttaatatgtgttttcatttataaaaaaaactttttttccttctataaggaATATCATActacaggacaccataaaatgaacctaagcattgcgtgacagaaacattgcaatatgaagacatattaagaggttaatggtcaccttaagcttccacagcactctccaataactgaggtactgagtgcgtcttaatatgtgaccttgcctcctccacttgcgcttgtctccttgccccgcctcctggcccctcctccgtggagaaaacgataaagtttcccagctgtcagcctagccacaacaacttttgagggactgtttttcattcaccataacaattgcaaacgagaaaaagactctacaattgagcttttgcaagatattgaaatataatgctgttgtcagtgatttcATCATGACGAGacgcgagtggaggaggcaaggtcccatattaagatgcactcactgggtctttctcaaatgcaaggccagtgtccttccaagtgtatcagcctaattagtcacgcccagtgattggatactttttggtgaactctacagaatatccaatcactgggtatgactaataaagggtatccaatcactgggcgtgactaattaggctgatacacttggaaggacactggcctagactttgagaaagacccagtgactGGTCAGGAGCCTGTCTCTatgacccttgtagttggccttgcagctgcccgttcacaaacattgacatacatgtcaccccccaggacgcaatttgtgttacgaaattgaacttgtagttaatattactgtcttgagttttttcacattcacatatcttaatataaagttaatatttatgcaatcatgccaaatgcttcatacattattaaaaatgttgttggttaatttatatatatattatatatatgttatattcctggtttcattaatgttacagtcacaccgcaggatatttgacatataaacctttacatcaggggtactcaattaaaagtccccgagggccagtttttcaaaattcctcccaataaagggccggtcCGGTCCGGGCTGACACGAATtccggttgactttccatttTATCAAACAAAGAAAATAAGCGATAAAGCCTTGATATCGGAGTCTATGCGGTCGAGAACTATGTCCTGACCCACActctgtctgccaggcacctgtgagTGTGCCAATTAATTAAAATCTGTGACTCGCGCCACCAATGCGCGTTGGAGGGAGTGGTTCACAGTGCCTAATCACTTCACAGGTGTGTAGGCGAGACGGAGTGTGTTCAGGTCCAGGTATGTAAATAAGAACTAAATATACAAACACAGGATGATTCCAAACATAAAAAGGTAAGTAtatgaaacataaacaaatataagGTAAGTATTTAACAAACTAAAAGTCTTCTTTTTACTGGTAAACATAAAATAAGTCAAAAGTCACAAAAATCACAAATATGGCTCCTACACACTGGCCTCTAATTGTCACTGTTTATGCAAGGCAATTACTAACTGAATTACCAAAAAGAGCCATAAAATATAAGGTAGAAGGTCATACATCTCTTAACATTCCTAAATaataattcagtctatatactgtACCAAAAGTCATAAGGACTAAGGAGTGAAAAGAATTAACTAAACTTTCTATGTTTTACATTGCTACACCAAATATCAAAATAACAATATTTACAGtgtatatttacatatttacatttgtgcaaagatttttttggttccccttttctgtgttttttttgtttagccattgttttttttctttttcgttttggctttttttttaggggggttttggggggggtgtattttttttttttttttttttttttccccttttttcctttttttgtggaGATGATCTctctttttatgttttttcaTTTGTGCGCCAGTC contains:
- the LOC134452895 gene encoding pre-B-cell leukemia transcription factor 1-like, giving the protein MDPGMDEQTHMMAGHILTGLSRPDIADLDAPGKQHEYPGQPRAIGDILQQIMAITDESLDEAQARKHALNCHRMKASLFSVLCDIKEKTVLSMRGAHEEEPLDAQLMRLDNMLLAEGVSGPEKGAAAAAAAALAAAGESLDDNSQEHSDYRNKLAQIRTIYHSELEKYEQACNEFTTHVMNLLREQSRTRPISPKEIERMVGIIQRKFSSIQMQLKQSTCEAVMILRSRFLDARRKRRNFTKQAIEVLNEYFYSHLANPYPSEEVKEELAKKCSITVSQVCNWFGNKRIRYKKNIGKYQEEANMYAVKTAVDATNTSKHSSQASSPHTPNSGGYPAPCYTPDGRL